In Candidatus Pacearchaeota archaeon, the genomic stretch GAAGATTGTGCTAAAAGAGAAGTAATAGAAGAAACTGGACTAATTGTTAATAATATTAGAAAAGATACCTTTACTAACGACATAATGAAAGAAGAAAACAAACATTATATCACCTGTTTTGTTAGGGCCGATTGCAACTCAGGAGAGCCAAAAATAATGGAACCTGAAAGATGCGAAAAATGGGGTTGGTTCAAATGGAATGAATTACCTAGTCCGCTCTTTATTCCCTTCCAAAATTATTTAAAAGAAAATAAACATTACTAAAATAGTAATGTTTTCTTTTTTATTATCGCTTGTTTTTAATCTCTTTTTTGTATAGTATAGAAATACGCCCCCGTAGTTCAATGGATAGAATACCAGCTTGCGGAGCTTGCGATAGAGGTTCGAATCCTCTCGAGGGCACCACTACATAATAGAAATAGACATACTTTAATCATACTCCTGCAATAGAGGTATCGATTATATCAAAAATTTTGAGAAAATTGCGAAAACCCTTAGTATCTCTTAAGATAATTTAATAAATTAAAATAGTAAACAAAATTATATGGTCAATAAACAAATTATAGACTATGTTCAAAGATCGCTTGAGGGAGGATATTCGGTCGAGCAAATAAACTCGGCTCTTGCTATGCAGGGGTGGAACCAAACTGAAATAAACGAGGCGTTATTGAAGGCTCAAGAAATTATACAGCAGAAATCAATCAAGCTAGTCGTACCACCTGCTCCACCGAAAAATTCTGAATGGAACATTGAATTAAAAAGTTTATCAGCCTCACAGATTTTACTGTATCTCGGTGGACTAATTGTTGTTCTTGCAGGGACAATTTATATCGGTATTAATTGGTCGCAATGGGGTTCGATGGCGCGTATTTTTGCAATTCTCCTTCCAATATTAATTTGTTATGGAGTTGGCTCGCCTATGTTCTTTAGTAATGAACACAAGAAACAAAGTATTGTATTTTTGGTTGTTGGTTCATTGCTTTTCCCTTTCTTTCTGTCAATTATCTTTAAAGAATTGGAAATATTCCCCAAACCATTTAGCAATAACTTCAATCTAACTATTTCATTTTTGTCTTTTATTTTATATCTTGTTTCCAGTTTTATTTTCCGTTTTCCCATCTGGGCCTTTCTTTATCAGGCCGCAGGTCTTTTTGTTTATTATTTCTTCCTCGGACTCATTGGTATTGAAAACTTTTTTGAAAAACCCGCAATAGCTTGGCTATTTCTTATTCCCGGAACAGTATACTTATTACTAAGTTTATTTTATGATAAAAATGAAAGAAAAGATGAAGGAAATTATTCTTATACCATTGGGGCTTCAGTTCTCGTTCTTTCTTTCATTAGACTATTTGGAGAAACATTTTCTTATAACAAGGAACATCTAGCTTATCTGCTCTTCTTCTTCGGAGTGGCATATTTTCTCCTTGGTATTTTTTATGAAAAAATCAATTTCAAAAAATATTGCGAAGCCCCGTATTTTATTGGAGCAGGAATTGTTTTCTTCTCACTTTTCCGACTCGCTATTAATGGTACTCTATTAAAAGATTTTACTGGAAATATGACAATTAACGATCATAATATTATAGGTTGGTCAAATATTGTTGTCGGTTTAATTTATCTTGTGTTTGCATATATTGTTGAAAAGTTAAAAAACATTCAACTTGAAGAGGCACCGAAATATAAAGAATTCTTTAATCTCGTGGGGCCGTTTTTCGTTCTTGGTGCGATATTTTATCTTGGGCTTGATGGCAAAAAACCAATTTACGAAACTTTGCTTTTATTGTCTAGCTTAGGATTTATCTTTGGAAGTATTCCAAAACTTGCACGACAATATCTTCTCGTTGGGACATTGTTCTTAATAATTTACATTTTTTCAATCGGTGGAGAATATTTCCAAAACGAAGTTGGCTGGCCAATCACACTCTTTGTTGCTGGTCTTGCTTCAATGGGAATCAGTATTGTGATGGAGAAAGTTAGACGAAAATATTTTACAGTTGCAAAGGTTTAGTGGTGCATCATTTTCGGTAATAATAAATTCGGTGACGGAAAGCAAAGAGGAATAAGAATTCATTCCTTCTTTAACCACTTTTCCTTTTGCCCATGCGATCGTTTAGAATCATATATGCCACATTTCATGCGCCAACCGTTCATTTTTTATTAAAAATGTTTAAGCATATAATTGAATAATCCCGTATATGAATTTCTCAACCAAAATAGAAGAAATTCCTCGCGTCGGAACAGTTTACGGCAAAAGACTTAAAGCCATGGGCATTAAAACTTTGGCTGATTTAATTTACTATTTTCCGCGAGAATACAAAGACTTCTCTAAGATATCTAAGATAAAAGATATTAAGATAAATGAAAAAGCTTGCGTCCAAGGAAAAATCATTTCTCTTGAGCAAAACAAAACTTGGGTTAAAAGAATGATTATCACAACTGCTTTAATTCAAGATGATACTGGAGCAATAGAAGCTGTCTGGTTTAACCAGCCATATATAGGAAAAATATTAAAGGTTGGAGATGAAATTATTCTAGCCGGGAAACTTTCTTTTCAAAATAGAACTATCCAGCTCTCCTCCCCTATTTATGAAAAAATATCTTTAAAAGAAACTGTTCATTTGGGAAGAATAATGTCTGTTTATATTGAATCGCAAAATGTTTCTTCAAAATATTTAAGATATATTCTTAAACCAATTATTGAAAATATTAAAAACAAAGTTCCTGAAACTTTGCCTGAAGAAATATTAAAAAAATACGAACTTCTTCCATTAAAAAAAGCCTTAGAGCAAATTCATTTTCCTGATTCTCTTGAGCTAGCAAAAAAAGCTGAGGAAAGGTTTTCTTTTGAACAAATATTCTTCATTTCTCTTTTTAATTTAAGAAAAAAGTTAGAAATAAAAAAGGAAGAATCTCAAGCAATTCCAATAAATAAAGAACTAATAGAAAGAGTTAAAGCCTCTCTTCCTTTTGAACTAACTAAGGCCCAAAAGAAAACCCTGAATGAAATATTGAAAGATATGGAAAATCCAAACCCAATGAATAGATTGTTGCAGGGAGATGTTGGCTCAGGAAAAACTGCCGTTGCTGCTTTAGCTTCAATCAATGCCGTCAAAGCAAAAACTCAAGTTGTTTTAATGGCTCCAACCGAGATACTAGTGAAACAACACTTTAAAACTTTTTTCCAAATGCTTAAAAATTTTAATTTAAACGTTGGATTGCTAACTGGAAAAGAAGATAAATATTATTCAAAAAAGCTCCACTCTGATACTATTGAAATATCGAGAAATAAACTATTAGAAAAAGTTGAAAATGGAGATATTGATATTTTGATTGGAACTCAAGCTTTAATTGTTAGCAGCAAAAAGAAAAAAGAAGAACAAAAGGTAAAATTCAAAAATTTGGGATTAGTAATTGTTGACGAACAGCACCGTTTTGGAGTCAAACAAAGAGCGGCTCTTTCTAAAAAATACGATAACAAAATTCCCCACTTACTTTCTATGACCGCTACCCCCATTCCCCGAACTCTAGCGTTGACTGTTTGGGGAGATTTAGATTTATCAATTATCGATGAAATGCCTAAAAATAGAAAAAAAATTATTACTGAAATTGTTTCTGAAAAACAAAGAATTAAAAAATACGAATTTATTAAAAAAGAAATATCTAAAGGAGGACAAGTTTTTGTTGTCTGTCCAAGAATAGAATCAGAAAAAGAGGAAGAGGAAATCAAAACCGTTAAAAAAGAATATAATTATCTTTCTCGTGATGTTTTTCCTGAATCTAAATTAGCCATGCTTCACGGAAAAATGACTAGTAAAGAAAAGGATAAAACAATGAAAGACTTCAGAAGTAAAAAATATGATATTCTTGTTTCTACTTCGGTAATAGAAGTAGGAATTGATATTCCTAATGCTACCGTCATGATG encodes the following:
- the recG gene encoding ATP-dependent DNA helicase RecG, translated to MNFSTKIEEIPRVGTVYGKRLKAMGIKTLADLIYYFPREYKDFSKISKIKDIKINEKACVQGKIISLEQNKTWVKRMIITTALIQDDTGAIEAVWFNQPYIGKILKVGDEIILAGKLSFQNRTIQLSSPIYEKISLKETVHLGRIMSVYIESQNVSSKYLRYILKPIIENIKNKVPETLPEEILKKYELLPLKKALEQIHFPDSLELAKKAEERFSFEQIFFISLFNLRKKLEIKKEESQAIPINKELIERVKASLPFELTKAQKKTLNEILKDMENPNPMNRLLQGDVGSGKTAVAALASINAVKAKTQVVLMAPTEILVKQHFKTFFQMLKNFNLNVGLLTGKEDKYYSKKLHSDTIEISRNKLLEKVENGDIDILIGTQALIVSSKKKKEEQKVKFKNLGLVIVDEQHRFGVKQRAALSKKYDNKIPHLLSMTATPIPRTLALTVWGDLDLSIIDEMPKNRKKIITEIVSEKQRIKKYEFIKKEISKGGQVFVVCPRIESEKEEEEIKTVKKEYNYLSRDVFPESKLAMLHGKMTSKEKDKTMKDFRSKKYDILVSTSVIEVGIDIPNATVMMIEGSDRFGLAQLHQFRGRVGRGNQQSYCLLFTDSKSKKTRERLEAMIKYDNGFKLSEMDLKLRGPGDFFGVRQWGLPDFAMSALKDLNSIKRAREAAEEAFPQIEKNPLLKRRLEAFEEKVHLE
- a CDS encoding NUDIX hydrolase; its protein translation is METQRPKVGVAIIIERDNKILLGKRKGSHGNGSWAFPGGHLEFNETIEDCAKREVIEETGLIVNNIRKDTFTNDIMKEENKHYITCFVRADCNSGEPKIMEPERCEKWGWFKWNELPSPLFIPFQNYLKENKHY